In Reinekea thalattae, a genomic segment contains:
- the ccmI gene encoding c-type cytochrome biogenesis protein CcmI encodes MLYLWMLLLLLPALLFLLFAVRLRKQLISAQDSTIRAIDIHREQLAQLEQQYQQGQLNEADYHALKQEQQRALLADSALSVAPQNNKAVQQSRRLGYGWWLGLSLLVCSAAFVAYQQLGSASAVKVQQQFAELANADEFDAEAVYRAISDYQALLQTQPENLEGWFQLANLQKDLQLYQPALASFQHLLNQIRRVEHNVLDEASLLSSIGEMHFFLAQRPEALAAFEQSLQLAQTNTALGLAGRVSYELGQYEQSIDYWLQLKNANPEADMSLIDGFIETSIAALAAQGIDYQLSEQTRLQLKLLLPEAWQGLTPQAALFVYARVPGERQPIAVKRLAVTAQQMSILLSDNDSMTGAQMGDFSELEVLARISLSGSASPSAGDWQAEPVLVAPQNQPAVLQLTIRQP; translated from the coding sequence ATGCTTTACCTATGGATGTTACTGTTGTTACTACCGGCGCTGTTATTTTTATTGTTTGCCGTGCGGCTCAGAAAGCAGCTGATCAGCGCGCAAGATTCCACCATTCGAGCCATCGATATTCATCGTGAACAGTTGGCTCAGCTAGAACAGCAGTATCAGCAAGGTCAGCTCAACGAAGCGGATTACCATGCGCTTAAGCAAGAGCAGCAACGCGCTCTGTTAGCCGACAGTGCACTCAGTGTTGCGCCACAAAATAATAAAGCAGTACAGCAAAGTCGTCGTTTGGGCTATGGCTGGTGGTTGGGTTTATCGCTGCTGGTTTGCAGTGCTGCTTTTGTCGCTTACCAGCAGTTGGGTTCTGCCAGTGCGGTTAAGGTGCAGCAGCAGTTTGCCGAGCTTGCCAATGCCGATGAGTTCGACGCCGAAGCGGTGTATCGCGCCATCAGCGATTACCAAGCTCTCTTGCAAACACAGCCAGAAAACCTAGAAGGTTGGTTTCAGCTGGCGAATTTACAAAAAGACTTGCAGCTGTATCAGCCTGCGCTGGCCAGCTTCCAGCATCTGTTAAACCAAATACGCAGGGTGGAGCACAATGTGCTCGATGAAGCCAGCTTGCTGTCTTCAATCGGAGAGATGCACTTTTTCTTAGCGCAACGGCCAGAAGCATTGGCAGCGTTCGAGCAATCATTACAGCTGGCTCAAACCAACACAGCCTTAGGCTTAGCTGGCCGCGTCAGTTATGAATTAGGCCAGTACGAGCAGTCAATCGACTACTGGCTGCAATTAAAAAATGCTAATCCTGAGGCAGATATGAGCCTAATCGATGGCTTTATCGAAACCTCCATTGCAGCTTTAGCGGCGCAAGGCATCGATTACCAGCTCAGCGAACAGACACGGCTGCAATTAAAACTGTTGCTGCCCGAGGCTTGGCAAGGCTTAACGCCACAGGCGGCGCTGTTTGTTTATGCCCGAGTCCCGGGTGAGCGGCAGCCTATTGCGGTAAAGCGTTTGGCGGTGACGGCGCAACAGATGTCGATACTGTTGAGCGATAACGACAGCATGACCGGTGCGCAAATGGGCGATTTCAGCGAGCTGGAAGTGCTTGCCCGTATTTCGCTGTCTGGCTCTGCAAGCCCCAGCGCGGGAGACTGGCAAGCCGAACCGGTATTAGTTGCTCCGCAAAATCAGCCAGCGGTTTTACAGCTAACAATTCGCCAACCCTAG
- a CDS encoding cytochrome c-type biogenesis protein, with translation MTWSKVLISSLLLMFFCQGTAWSAEELLQFDNEQQRQRYLQLTFELRCPKCQNQNVADSNAPIAEDIRTRTYQLIREGYSDQEIIDFMVERYTEFVIYKPQLSFITVWLWLLPLALLVLGSILVVRLSVRGKQTPQTDFSAAEQARLDELLSKPVLEERD, from the coding sequence ATGACATGGTCTAAAGTTTTAATCAGCAGCCTATTGCTGATGTTTTTTTGCCAAGGTACGGCTTGGTCGGCCGAAGAGTTATTGCAATTCGATAATGAGCAGCAACGACAGCGCTATTTGCAGCTGACCTTTGAACTGCGGTGCCCAAAGTGCCAGAACCAAAATGTCGCCGACTCCAACGCGCCCATTGCCGAAGATATCCGTACAAGAACCTATCAGCTGATACGCGAGGGCTATAGCGACCAAGAAATTATCGATTTCATGGTCGAGCGCTATACCGAATTTGTTATTTATAAACCGCAGCTGTCTTTCATTACGGTTTGGTTGTGGCTGTTACCGTTGGCTTTGCTGGTGCTGGGTTCTATTTTGGTGGTTCGCTTATCGGTGCGCGGTAAACAAACACCGCAAACCGATTTTAGTGCCGCTGAGCAAGCACGGTTGGACGAGCTGTTATCGAAGCCGGTACTTGAGGAGCGCGACTGA
- a CDS encoding DsbE family thiol:disulfide interchange protein, with product MKIRMIYLLPLVFVATLLGLFGFALVTGVNPNEVPSALMGKRLPKFSLPMLQDEQSSVTRKELLGEPFLLNVWATWCRACKYEHPVLNSLAADGVKIVGLNYKDHRDYALNWLRDYADPYAVDIYDINGSLGFDLGVTGAPETFFIDSKGYIQYRFQGPITETLWQEQLKSIYDDMV from the coding sequence ATGAAAATTAGAATGATTTATTTATTGCCCTTAGTTTTTGTTGCCACGTTGTTGGGCTTGTTTGGTTTTGCTTTGGTCACTGGCGTTAATCCTAATGAAGTGCCATCGGCACTCATGGGCAAGCGGCTGCCAAAATTCTCGCTACCGATGTTGCAAGATGAGCAGAGCTCGGTAACCAGAAAAGAATTGCTCGGTGAGCCGTTTTTATTGAATGTTTGGGCAACCTGGTGTCGAGCCTGTAAATACGAACATCCGGTTTTAAATTCGCTTGCTGCCGATGGCGTTAAAATAGTTGGCTTGAATTATAAAGATCATCGCGATTATGCACTTAACTGGTTGCGTGATTATGCCGACCCTTACGCGGTCGATATTTACGATATTAATGGCAGTTTAGGGTTTGATTTGGGTGTTACCGGAGCACCAGAAACCTTCTTTATCGACTCCAAAGGTTACATTCAATATCGCTTTCAAGGGCCCATTACAGAGACCCTTTGGCAAGAGCAACTGAAGTCGATTTATGATGACATGGTCTAA
- a CDS encoding heme lyase CcmF/NrfE family subunit, with protein sequence MIPEIGLFSLILAWLFSALLAAIPLLGVVQKKPALQQTASAFACANFFFLMLAFAMLLHAFYHDDFSVAVVAANSNSALPWYFKLSASWGNHEGSMLLWLLMLSTWTLAVVVFARSLTIELKAAVLAVLGIVSVSFATFLLFTSNPFERILPNVPPDGADLNPLLQDIGLILHPPMLYMGYVGFSVAFAFAVAALITGRFDSAWVRWSRPWTNMAWAFLTLGIALGSWWAYYELGWGGWWFWDPVENASFMPWLVGTALIHSQAATEKRNLFKSWSILLAIFAFSFSLLGTFLVRSGVLTSVHAFASDPERGLFMLMILAVTIGGSLLLYAVQSHKIKSSGQFQLVSREAFLLMNNTLLLVITFAVLFGTLLPLLADAFGWRKLSVGAPYFNSVFNTLMVLLLSLLGIGQLLRWKKHRQQGWLKTLLVMASFAVIVALILPWTISGQLHWQVWLGMALVFWTVASLFQLLMNRLKHSQSLWAGIKKIELGFWGMWLAHLGLVVSTTGVVLVSNFDIEKDFRVAQGESIELPPYRFDVDRFMSVEGPNYVSELGIVSVFKDQQQVALVMPEKRYYNVQGSVMTEAGIDSNLLRDIYVSMAEPLNNSARVWAVRVQVKPFVSWIWWGAAIMSLGAVLAASDRRYRKRVTTMQGSAAQESAIQDSSIQTALNERSTKQETE encoded by the coding sequence ATGATTCCTGAAATTGGACTGTTTTCTCTTATCCTAGCTTGGCTATTTTCGGCTTTACTTGCGGCGATACCGCTGCTTGGTGTAGTACAAAAAAAACCGGCCTTACAGCAAACCGCCAGTGCCTTTGCGTGCGCCAATTTCTTTTTTTTAATGCTCGCCTTTGCGATGTTGTTACACGCCTTTTATCACGACGATTTTTCAGTGGCTGTAGTGGCGGCCAATTCCAATAGTGCCTTACCCTGGTATTTCAAATTATCTGCCAGTTGGGGTAATCATGAAGGTTCGATGTTGCTTTGGTTGTTGATGCTTTCAACTTGGACATTGGCCGTTGTAGTTTTTGCCCGCAGCCTAACGATCGAATTAAAAGCTGCCGTGTTAGCTGTGCTGGGTATCGTGAGTGTCAGTTTTGCGACCTTCTTACTGTTTACATCTAATCCGTTTGAGCGGATTTTACCGAATGTACCGCCGGACGGTGCCGACCTTAATCCATTGCTGCAAGATATCGGTTTGATTCTGCATCCACCGATGCTTTATATGGGCTACGTTGGCTTTTCGGTGGCTTTTGCTTTTGCTGTCGCAGCGCTGATTACCGGCCGTTTCGATTCGGCATGGGTGCGTTGGTCACGACCTTGGACCAACATGGCTTGGGCGTTTTTAACGCTGGGTATCGCCTTAGGCAGCTGGTGGGCTTATTACGAACTCGGCTGGGGCGGCTGGTGGTTTTGGGACCCGGTTGAAAACGCTTCCTTTATGCCTTGGTTAGTTGGCACCGCACTGATTCATTCGCAAGCAGCGACAGAAAAGCGCAACCTGTTTAAGAGCTGGTCGATTCTGTTGGCGATCTTTGCGTTTTCGTTCAGCTTGTTAGGTACTTTTTTAGTTCGCTCTGGCGTGTTAACCAGCGTGCATGCCTTTGCTTCTGACCCTGAACGCGGCCTGTTTATGCTGATGATTCTTGCCGTTACCATTGGCGGTAGTTTGCTGCTCTATGCTGTGCAATCTCATAAAATAAAAAGCAGTGGCCAGTTTCAGTTAGTCTCGCGTGAAGCCTTTTTGTTGATGAACAATACTTTGCTGCTAGTCATAACCTTTGCTGTTTTGTTTGGCACGCTACTGCCACTTCTGGCAGATGCCTTTGGTTGGCGAAAGCTTTCTGTGGGCGCACCCTATTTTAATAGTGTATTTAATACGTTGATGGTATTGCTGCTTAGCCTGTTAGGTATTGGCCAGCTGTTACGCTGGAAAAAACATCGCCAACAGGGTTGGCTAAAGACCTTATTAGTGATGGCATCTTTTGCCGTTATTGTTGCGTTGATTCTGCCTTGGACGATTTCAGGCCAACTGCATTGGCAAGTATGGTTAGGTATGGCGTTGGTATTTTGGACTGTCGCCAGCCTGTTCCAGTTACTGATGAACCGGCTTAAGCACAGTCAATCCTTATGGGCTGGTATTAAAAAAATCGAACTGGGTTTTTGGGGTATGTGGTTGGCGCACTTAGGTCTTGTTGTTTCGACAACCGGCGTGGTGTTGGTTTCTAATTTCGATATTGAAAAAGACTTCCGCGTTGCTCAGGGTGAGTCTATCGAATTACCGCCGTACCGCTTCGATGTAGATCGCTTTATGTCGGTTGAAGGGCCAAACTATGTATCGGAACTAGGCATCGTTTCGGTGTTTAAAGACCAGCAACAGGTGGCTCTAGTGATGCCAGAAAAGCGTTATTACAATGTGCAGGGCAGCGTTATGACCGAAGCCGGAATCGATAGTAATTTACTGCGTGATATTTATGTTTCGATGGCCGAACCGTTGAATAACAGCGCCAGAGTTTGGGCTGTGCGTGTGCAGGTAAAACCCTTTGTTAGTTGGATTTGGTGGGGAGCGGCTATTATGTCTTTAGGTGCTGTGCTTGCTGCTAGCGATCGCCGTTACCGTAAGCGCGTCACTACAATGCAAGGCAGTGCAGCACAAGAAAGTGCAATACAAGACAGCTCAATACAAACAGCGCTAAACGAAAGAAGCACCAAACAAGAAACAGAGTGA
- the ccmE gene encoding cytochrome c maturation protein CcmE, whose protein sequence is MNPKRKQRLVLILLGVIGLAIAVFLLLYALRQNLNYFYTPTEISAQLAPQNKAIRAGGMVLPGSVVRHADSLRVDFKVTDYAATIDVRYEGVLPDLFQEGQGVVVMGQLQTSGLFMAESVLAKHDESYMPPEVTHALEQAESAK, encoded by the coding sequence ATGAACCCAAAAAGAAAACAGCGGCTAGTGTTAATTTTATTAGGCGTGATTGGTTTGGCGATTGCCGTCTTTTTGTTGCTTTATGCACTGCGACAAAATCTGAATTATTTTTATACTCCGACAGAAATTTCGGCTCAGTTAGCACCCCAAAATAAAGCCATTCGGGCCGGAGGGATGGTGTTGCCAGGCTCAGTTGTGCGCCATGCCGACTCACTGAGGGTCGACTTTAAAGTCACCGATTATGCTGCCACCATTGATGTTCGCTACGAGGGTGTTCTGCCCGATCTTTTTCAAGAGGGGCAGGGCGTAGTCGTGATGGGGCAGCTGCAAACAAGCGGGTTGTTCATGGCAGAATCCGTTTTAGCCAAACACGATGAAAGCTATATGCCGCCTGAAGTTACCCACGCATTAGAGCAAGCTGAATCGGCAAAATAA
- the ccmD gene encoding heme exporter protein CcmD: MPFNNLSEFIFMDGHGVYVWLAYGISALVIVMNLLALRLSKKKLVQQYQRQLRRERG, encoded by the coding sequence ATGCCATTTAATAACCTCAGTGAATTTATTTTTATGGACGGTCATGGCGTATACGTTTGGCTTGCTTATGGTATCAGCGCTTTGGTGATTGTGATGAATTTATTGGCATTGCGTCTGTCCAAGAAAAAGCTGGTTCAACAATATCAACGGCAGTTGCGTCGGGAGCGGGGATGA